DNA sequence from the Elusimicrobiota bacterium genome:
ATAACCCACGGCCCAGTTGTCGCGGTAATCCTTGGTCGTGCCGGTTTTGGCGGCGATGTCAAAGGGCAGGTTAAAGGCCGAATTCACGCCAAAGGCCGGGGCCCTGGCCGAATTATCGGAAAGGATATTGGTTATTATATAGGCCTCGCTGCGGCCTATGGCGCGGCGCGCGGGCTCCCCCCCGGCGCCGTTCAGGTCGAACCTGACCGGCAGCCAGATGCCGCCGCGCGCCAAAGAAGCGTAAGCGTTCACCAGCTCCAGCAGGGTAACTTCGCCATTACCCAGCGCCAACCCCTCGCCGTAAAATTCCGCGGGTTTAACCAGCGAGGCGAACCCGAAGTCATGCAGTTTTGAGAGGAAAGCCGGCACGCCGGTTTTCTCCGCCGTGCGCACCGCCGGCACATTGTAGGAGCAGGCCAGCGCCTCGCGCAGGCGCACTTTGCCGTGGTAGGTCTTGTCGTAATTCAGCGGGCTGTGGCCTCCGGCCGCGTAAAGCGGCTCGTCCTCAATAATATCCGAGGCCTTGGCGCCTTTTGAAAGCGCCAAAGCGTATAAAAAAGGCTTAAGGGCCGAACCCGGCTGGCGCGGCGAGATTACGCCGTCCACCTGGCCGGAATTAACGGCGTCAAAAAAATCGTTGGAGCCTACCCAGGCGATTATCCCGCCGTCGGAGTTATCAAGCGCCAGCACGGCGCCGTTGGTGACATGGTTGCGCGCGCTTAAAACCGCTAAATGGTTTTTAAGGGCGACTGCCGCGTGCTCCTGAATACGCTGGTCGAGCGTTGTGCGTATCCTGCCCGCGCCGGCCGGCGTATGTTTAAGCGCAAAATCCGAGAACTGCGGGGCCTCGAAATATTTCTGCCGCTCTTTCACGCTGATCTTTTCGGCAAGGGCCAGGCGATAGTTCTCTTCGTCCAGCAGGCCGAAGTCAAGCATCCGGCGCAAAATAAGGCGCTGGCGGGCCAAAGCGTCAAGCGGATGCCTGAAAGGGTCGTAATTTACCGGCGACTTGGGTATGCCGGCAAGCAGGGCCGCCTGCGCCAGGCTCACATCCCTGGCCGGCAGGCCGAAATAGGTTTGGGCGGCCGCTTCAATGCCCGTGGAGGAATTGCCGTAGGAAACGCTGTTAAAATAACCTTCCAGTATTTCCTCTTTACTGTGGCCCGACTCAAGGCGGAAAGCGGAAAGCATCTCCGAGAGCTTGCCGAATATGGTCCTTGGCCTGGGTTCAAGCGCGCGGGCCAGCTGCTGCGTTATGGTGGAGGCGCCCGACACCGTGCGCCCGTTCTTTGAATTCTGCCAGAAAGCGCGCGCCACCGAACGGAAGTCCACCCCGGGATGGGAAAAAAACCGCTTATCCTCAGCCGTCACGGTGGCAAGCGCCAGCCAGGGAGAAATATCCTGAAGTTTCACCGGCGCGCAGCGGGCCGCGGCCGCTCCGTCAAGATAGGCGCGCAGAGGCCGCCCATAGCGGTCGGTTATTTCGGTGGAAGCCTTAGGCGCAAAATCCGAGCCCGCGGCCGGCGGCAGCAGCGCCAGCATTAGCAGCACTTTGGATATTAGTGGCATTGAGAGTTAAACCAAGCAGACAGAATTCCGACTACTTCCTTATTTCCTTCTACTCGCAATAAAAATCATGTTCGGCAAAAGTGTTTAAAGTTATCTTGTAATCATCCCTTATGCTTAAAACTGTTTTCGGAAGCGTTTTTTTATCCGCCGGTCTATGATAGGCGGAAAAGGATAAAACAGGCTTATATTTCCTGATAATCCTTCCCGCCCCGGATAAAACGTTTTCTTCGTATCCCTCCACGTCTATTTTTATAAAACCCACCCTGCCGCTGATAAAACTGTCCAGAGCGATGACCTTTATATCCCGCGTATTTTTATACCGGATATTTTTATTCACGGCGATATCGCTCCCCTCTATCATCGCCGAGCCTTCCCCCCCGATATTGTATTTTATCCTTACAGTGTCCGTTTTCTTTCCCAAAGCGATATTCACGGGCACGATCATCTTTTCCAAATGATTGAGGTTTATGTTCTTTTTCAATATTTCATACGTTTCGCTGACCGGTTCAAAAGCGTAAATTTTTTTGGCGCCGCATGCGTAAGCGTATAAAGAAAAAATGCCGATATTGGCCCCGGCATCTATAACCACGGTGTTTTTGAGGTTCACAACGTTATATTGGTTGTCTTTTATAATTGAACTTATGTCGCGGATGAAATTCCCCAGGTCTTTGGGAACCATGAGGAATACTCTTTTTTTATTTTTGAATTTAATTTCTATCTTTTCAGGGGCCATTCCCATAATTTTTTTAATGGCCTTGTCGCATAACAGCTTGGACGAATAGCCGCCGGCGGAGGAACCGGTTATACGCGGGATATTCTGCCTGATACGATGTACGGTATTAAAAGCATGCTGGTCCAATTCCTTGGGATTCCCTTTGTTGTCGTACAAAATCATCCTGATTTTGCGGCCGTTCCTGTCTGTTATTCCCGCCATAGTCCGATCCCCTTTTTCCGCGGTGAAAGAAATTATTTTATCACATTTTCCCCTCCCGCATTTTTTATGGCGATCCCCAGAAACTTCCCAAAAGATTTTTTGGCGGCATAACTTTTTGTATCATATAGCGGTGGGGGCTTGTTCGCGCGACCTTTTGGCAGGCATCGGAAGTTTCAGGCGCGGGAGAACCCGCGACAACCGCTCTTTTTTCCCGCAGAACAAAGACGATGTTTACGATCCGCAATAATATTTCCGACGCACCGGCTGAAAGCCGTTTTTTTACGGGTTTAACGCCTTATGTGTGCCTTTTGCTGTTGATAAGCGTCGTTTACGCGCATGCGGTTTTTTTTGGTTTCTCATATCTTGACGACAATAACCTGATCCTTGATAATTTTCACTTTCTGGGAGATCTCTCCAACTTTTTTAAGGCTTTCCAGCGGGATGTTTTTGGCGCGGCGAACGAATTTTATTACAGGCCGCTGATGACCATATCGCTGATGATAGACGCCCGGTTCGGCGGCACGGCGCCATGGGCTTATCACCTCACCAACATATTGATACATTCCGCCTCTTCATGCCTGCTCCTGGTCCTTCTGCGCCGGCTCGGCTGCGCACGGTTCCCGTCGTTCTTATGTTCGGCTTTTTTCGCCGTTCATCCGGCCCTGTGCCAGGCGGTCGCCTGGATCCCGGGCAGGAACGACTCCCTGCTGGCGCTTTTCATCCTTCCGGCTTTCATCTTCTTCATCGATTACGCCGCGCAGAGAAAAACCCTCCATCTGGCGCTGCATCTTTTGTTTTTTTTACTCGCCCTGCTCACAAAAGAGACCGCTCTGGTTTTGCTCGTCTTATGCCCTTTGTACATGCTTCTGATTGCGCGGAAACGTATTTTCGAACCGCGCAACCTGCCGGTTTTTATCGGGTGGACAGCGGCAGCCTGCGGATGGTTTATTCTCCGTAAAGCGGCTTTCCTGCATCCTGTCCAATACGCGCCGGAGTATATGTTACGGTCTTTTTTCACGAATCTGCCCGCCGTTATGCTGTACACAGGCAAGTTTTTATTCCCGTTCAATCTTTCCGTTCTTCCGATTTTGCGCGATAACACCCCGATTTACGGATATATCGCATCGGCTCTTATTTTCATGCTTTTATATTGTTCAAAAAATGCGGACAGGAAGCGCGCGGCTTTCGGATTGTTATGGTTTCTGCTTTTCCTGCTGCCCGGCTTTCTGCGGCCTAATTCCGATCTGCCGGCCGATTTCATAGAGCACAGAATGTATGTGCCGGCTCTGGGGTTTATCCTTCTGCTGCTTGAGACAAACGCGGTAAAAAACCTTGTTTTCGGCAAAAACCCGGGCACGTTCCTTGCGGGACTGATACTGGTTTTATTTTCCGTTATTAACGTTTTCTACAGCGCCAACTTTAAGAATTCATACAATTTCTGGAACAACGCCGTGACACATTCACCGGAGTATCACCTGACCCAGTGCAATTTCGGCCTTGAACTGGCGATGAAGGGCGACTTAACCCATGCCATAGAGCATTATCAGGAAGCATTGAAACTTAATCCCGCTTATCCAGATGCTCACAATAATCTCGGCATCGCGTTGGCCAAACAGGGGAAGTTTGAACAAGCTGTTTTGGAGTACAGGGAGGCATTGCGGTTGAACCCGTACCTGGCGGAAACACACGATCAATTGGGGCTTGCCTTAAGCGCTCAGGGTAAAGTGGACGAGGCTGTCGCGCATTATCGCGAAGCATTGCGGCTCAAGCCGGACGATGTGGAAGTTCATAATAACTGGGGACTTGCTTTAAGCGCTCAGGGCAAAACCGAGGAAGCTATAGCGCATTACCGCGAAGCATTGCGGCTTAAGCCGGACCTGGCGCCGGTTCATAATAACTGGGGCATGACTCTGGCTTACTCCGGCAGGATGGATGAGGCTATACAACATTTCCGTGAAGCCCTTAAAATTCTCCCGAATTACGCGACTGCCCGAACAAACCTGAACACAGCTTTGAAGGTAAAACAGAAAAGCCATAGCCGCGGACAATAAATCGTATTTATAAACCTGCTCCCGCATTAACCTGAAAGTTTCAGTTGAAACTTTCCCTTCGCGGCGCTCAGGTGCGCTTCGCGCGGCATACACCTTCGCAAATTCTGCGCGCAATGCGCTTGATTTGCGACCCGCAAAGCGGGGAATCCTGCATATTTTTATTCCTTATGTTTTTAAATGAGAATAACCTTGAACTGCAGGATTTAGGTTAAAGCCGTCCGCCCTCCGCTACAACTTAAAAAACACGATGGAAAGGGGAGGCAGCGTCACTCTGAGGGAATAAGGACGCCCGTGCGAGGCGAAAGGTTCGGCGTTTGCGCCGCCCAGGTTCCCCATTCCGCTCCCCCAATAAGCCGCGGCGTCGCTGTTAAGGATTTCTTTCCAGAAACCGCCGCGCGGCACGCCGATCCGGTAATTGAACCGCGGCACGGACGTGAAATTGCAGGCCGCCAGGATCATGTCCCCCTCGCCCGCGCCTTTGCGCAGAAAAGCCAGCACGCTTTGCTGTGAATCATTCGCGTCGACCCATTCAAATCCGGCGGGGTTGCAGCTAAGTTCGTAGAGCGCGGGCTCGGCCCGATAAAGAAGGTTGAGATCTTTAACCCAGTTCTGCATTCCGGAGTGGGGCTTGAATTCCGTTAAGTGCCAGTCCAGGCTCCGTTCGTGGTCCCACTCGGTCCATTGCGCGAACTCGCCGCCCATAAAAAGAAGTTTTTGCCCCGGCTGGGCGAACATGGTCCCGTATAAAAGCCTTAAATTCGCGAATTTTTGCCATACATCGCCGGCCATTTTATCCAGCAGCGATCTTTTGCCGTGGGCCACTTCGTCATGAGACAGGGGCAGGACAAAATTCTCGCCGAACGCGTAGAGCATGCGGAAGGTGAGGGCGTTATGATGGTACTTCCGGTACACCGGGTCTTTGGACAAATACTGGAGCGTGTCATGCATCCAGCCCATATCCCACTTCATTCCGAAGCCCAGCCCGCCGATATAGGTCGGGCGCGAAACCCCCGGCCAGGCGGTGGATTCCTCGGCGTAGGTCTGTACGTCCGGGTAATTCTTATAAACGACGCGGTTGAATTGCTGCAGGAAAGCGATAGCTTCCAGGTTTTCGTTCCCGCCGTGGCGGTTCGGTATCCACTCGCCGGGCTTGCGCGAGTAATCCAGGTACAGCATGGACGCCACCGCGTCAACCCGCAGCCCGTCAACGTGATACCTGTCCAGCCAGAACAGGGCGCTGCTGAGCAGGAAACTGCGCACCTCGTTGCGCCCGAAGTTGAAAATGGAGCTGTTCCAATCCGGATGCACGCCCTGTTTGGGATCGGCGTGTTCATAGAGATGCGTGCCGTCAAAATATTCAAGGCCGTGCGCGTCTGCCGGGAAATGCGCGGGCACCCAGTCAAGTATAACGCCGATGCCGTTCCGGTGAAGCTGGTCTATCAGGTACATCAGGTCCTGGGGGCTGCCGTAACGGCTGGTGGGAGAAAAATACCCGATGGTCTGATAACCCCATGACCCGTAAAAAGGGTGTTCGGTAACGGGCATCAGCTCCACATGCGTAAAACCCATCTGTTTCACGTACGCCGGCAACTGCGCCGCCATTTCCCGGTAGGTGAGCGGCCTGTTTCCCTCTTCGGGAACGCGCCGCCAGGAACCCGGATGTACCTCATAGATAGAAACGGGGCTTTTCAGGCCGTTGGCCCGGCCCCGGGTTTCCATCCATTGGCTGTCATTCCAGCCGTAATCAAGCGACCAGACCACGGACGCGGTTTTTGGAGGGACTTCGGAAGTGAACGCCAGCGGATCCGCTTTTTCCCCGTGAAAGCCGGCGTATTTTGAAACAATGTGGTATTTATAATTGCAGCCCTGTTTGACTCCCGCGATAAAGCCTTCCCATATGCCGGAACTGGCCCTCTCTTTCAAAGCGTCCCGTGTTTTGTTCCAGCCGTTGAAGTCGCCCATCACGTAAACCGCCATAGCGTTGGGCGCCCAGACCGCGAAGCGGGTTCCCTCAACCGGTCCGCCAATCACCGGATGCGCGCCGAACTTTTCATACAGCCGCACATGATTACCCTCGTTAAAGAGGTAAATATCCTGATCGGTAAGCGATTGCGCGCCGCTCTCAAGTTTTTTCATGGTCTTATTTTATCCGCTTGGTCAAGTCAGCGCTGAAGCGCTAGAAGCTTTGAAGCGCTGAAGGAAGAATTTACAAGCTTTTAAACTTCAGCTCTTCAGCGCTTCAGACTTCAGAGCTAAGCCGGGGGCCAGGTCAGCCGGCGGAAGATCAATCGTCAGTAGTGATCCCGTCAAAAAATTTTTCATTTAGAACAGTGTCTTCAGGCGGGGGCCCGTCCGGCTCTGTCGTCAGGCGTTTCCAGAGCTTTGGGTTGAGCATGGTGCCCGTGGTCAGCATTTTCTGGTCGGCCGAATAGATAACGCTGCAATCGCGCTTGTACGGCATATCCGGACAGCCGAACTGGTCGAAAACGGCGTAGCGGTAGTCAAAACCGCCGGCGCCGGCGGCGGCCCCGCCCTGGGAAGAAAAATATTTGAAACCGACGACGCTTGAATTGTACTCAGGCTGGATCTCTCCTTTAAGGTTTATATAGCCGATGAACGTGACGGCATGCCCGGTGCCGGTGGTGCGGTTGATATTGATGAATGAGCCCGGTTTCAGTTTATCAAACGCCGTCCTCTCGCCCATGCCGAAATTGATGAGGGCGTCCGCGGTGCCGTAAGATTTGAACTGCGGGTTCACCCAGATATGCCCCTTGAGGTCGGTTACGCTCAAACCCTCAAAGCTTGTAATTGGAAGGTAGTCATAAATGGAGTAGTCCCCCGTCTCCTGCGCGTAGAGCTGATAGGCGGTAAGAATGATCTCCATCTGGGCGGCCACGCACATGGTGCGCGGCGCGTGTGTGGCCGGGATAGTGCCGTAAGTGTGATAGCGGATGTCGTGCGTAAGGACCGAGTGGATATCGTAGCCGAGGAGCGAGTACCTGGCGTTAAGAAAGTCCACAGCTTTCAGGATATAGGCGTTAAAGTACCGCTCTGCCGGCTGTGAAGATTCGCGCGCAGGGATCGGGGCGATTTGCCCGCCGGCCGGAGCAAGAGATATGCCTCCGATATAGTCCAGGCTGATGTTTTCAAGCGCGAACGGCTGTTCCGCCGCGCAATTGCCGGCGGAGAAAAAAAACAACACAGGGGCAAAAAACTTTATCATCGCAAATCCCGGACAGGACTGTCTGGATTTTATTATACAAATTGCAAATCCTTTTTTTGTATTATACACTAAAGAAGAACCTTTGTGGATACTGCAGCTTAACGGAGGCAAAAATGTTCAAGAAATGGCTCATAGCAATAACGGCCGGCGCGTCACTCTTCGGTGTGCGGGCTGTGGCCGCGGAACAGGCGGATTTCAACCAGGGAATGGACGTTAAAGGCATCATAGACACACTTCAGGTCAAGTTTGAGATGCCCGGCTTCCCCAGGGGTCTCTCGGACACTTTCCAATCAGCTTCCGAAAGGAAGGTCCACGCGAAAGGACTTATAAAAAAGGACCTTCCAGCGATCTATTGGCAGAAGTTCCAGTACCGCAATGTGCAGATCCCGGGCGTTTTAGATCTGCGCGCGAATCTGACGCAGATAGAGAATCAGGGCTATTGCGGAAGCTGCTGGGCCTTCAGCCTTACGGCCACCCATCGCGACGGACACGCGCTTGCCGGAAAAGATCCCGGCCGGCTTTCCCAGGAATGGCTGGTTGACAATTCTACCGAGGCCGCGGGCTGCAAAGGCGGCTACTTTGATTCGGCGAACGACTTCGTGGAACCCGGCGGACAGCCGCTCTGGAGCGCCTGTCCCTACAAACAAGGCTCCGGCAAATGCCCGGTCGCGCTCCCGCTCGCCGCGCATATAACCGGCTGGCACATGTTCGGTGAAAAAGGCCAGGGCACGACCGTGCAGGAGATAGAAGCTTATATGGCCACCACCGGCAGCCCCGTATCGATCGGCGTAGCGGCGGCGGCCGGCAGTTGGGAAAATTACAGCGGCGGCATTTACAATGCCTGCACCTCAGGCGAATTGGACCACATGATCAACATCGTGGGTTGGGACAACGAGGGCGCCGCGTTCGACGCAAACGGCAACCTCCCCCCCGGCAAAGGCATCTGGATCCTGCGCAACAGCTGGGGCAAGTCGTGGGGTGAGAATGGCTATATGCGCACCAAAATGACCGACGCAGCCGGAAAGAGATGCAATGCCGTGGCGGAAGAGGCCGCTTACTTCGACTTTTAAACTGTCACCTGCACAATGACGCAGCGGCGGAAGGCATTTGCCTTCCGCCGCTGTTTTTAACCCCGCCTCAAATAATTTTTGCGAATTCAACCGGCAGAAATGAGTGTTATCTCCCCACTTTTTCCCCCAGCCTTTTCAGGTTTGCTATGGCGGCGGCGTTTGACGGGTCCGTCACTAGGGCTTTTTTCCACTTTGCTTCGGCCTCCCTCAGGTTCCCCTTTTCGGCCGCCAGCGTTCCGAGCGAGGTGAGCGCCCGCGGATCGTAAGGGTCCAGAGACAGGGCTTTCAGGTAAAGATCTCCGGCATCCGCTTTTTTCCCGGCTATCAGTTTAAATTCCGCGAGATAATCCATGGCATTGGTGTAGTCGGGATATTTTTTAAGCGCATCTTCAAGGACGAGCGCTGCTTTGTCCGGATCGCCGGAATGTTCATACACCGCCGCCCTGTTGTAAAAAGTTTCTTTTAAGGGATTCCCGCTGCTGAGTTCGGCGTCCAGTATTTCCCCGGCTTCCTTAAGGCGGCCGAGCCTCGCCAGCACAAGCGCAAGGCTGTTCAGGTGTATTTCGGTCGGCTCCCGCCTTACCACCGGTATCAGCAGCCCCAGCGCTTTTTTATAATCCCCCAGCAGATAGTATTCCCGCGCGAGATTGTGCATGGCCTGATAGGACACGGTATGTTTCAGGGCATGCTCGTAAATTTTTATGCTTGAGCCGCGCAAAGCGGTGTTAAGATTTCCTTCGTACACGTAAAAAAGCAGCAGCGCGCAGACCGCGGCGGCGGCGGTTTTTTTTGCGGCGGCGCCGCGACAGGCGGCTTTTTCGTACAGCAGGGCTACTCCAAGAAACAGCGCGAAGTTGCAGGGATACACCCAGTGGTCAAGCATATAATCGTTTCTTGTGCTTATGAGGATGGGCAATTTCGGGGCCAGCGCGGCCAGATACCAGCCCGCCAGAAAAAGCGACAGGCGGTGCCTGCGCAGCAACGCCGCCGCGATGGCGGCGTAAAGAGCCAGAAAATAAAAAGACGCTCCCGCCCCGAAATCCGGCTGCATATGATGCGAATGCAGATTGAACGGCACCAGCGAATTGCCGAGGTACAGGAATATGATCTTGGGGAGTTTCAAGAGCGTGGCCGCGGCGGTCCAAGCTATGCCGTCGGATTTCAGCACCGAAAATCCCACGGCGTATTCCCTCAGATACAGATACGGGGGGACCATGGCGAGAAAGGGGATAAGTTTAAGATATTCTCTCCTGTTCTCCCGCCTGGCGAACAGGGCCAGCGCGGTCAGCGCCGGCGTTATGACGCCGGATTCCTTGGAAAGCATAGCCAGCGCGAAACAAACGAGCGAGAGCGCGTAGCGCAGGCGGCCTTTTTTCAGGAACAAAAGAACGGACAACAGGGAAAAAGAGAGCGTCATAACCTCCGCTCTTCCGGCTATCACTATCAGTTGCTCCACTACGGCGGGGTTCGAGGCGAACAGCGCCGAGGCTATAAACGCGACGACCGCGGAAAATCCGAGTTCAAGCGCCAGCAGAAAAACCAGGCAGGAATTCAGCAGGTGGAAAAACAGGTTGGTCAGGTGATAGCCGAAAGGGTTTAGTTTCCAGACGGTGAAGTCCACGGCGTTGGAGACGGATTGCAGAGGGCGGTAATAGTCCAGCCCCTGGTTGAACACGTCGCTGGTGAAATGGTGTCTGAGGTTCGCCGGCGACCAGCTGCGTATGTTTACGTTGGCGACTATCATCTGCGGGTCGTCCCAGATGAAGCCGAGACGCAGCGTGCCGGCAAAAGAGGCGAGTCCGGCCGCCACGATCAGCGCTATAAGCGGGGCCTTTCCTGCGGTTAATATCTTTCTCATCGTTTAAAAAATCAGACCTGGCACACAAATAAAAATAAAGCTGCCAGTGTGCCCGCCCCCTCCGGAACCCTTCCTTATGATGCTGTAATGGCGCTTCAAAGACTATATTACAATACTGCGCAGGCGCCGTCTCAAGGCCGGCTGTTATATTCCCTGCCGCACTTCTTCGGCCACTCTTCTTTCAGTACCGCGTAGACCGCGTCGTCAGCCCAGATCTTGCCGGTCCAGAAGCTTTTGTTAAAACAGCCTTCTTTCCTCATCCCGATGCGCTCCAGCAATTTTACAGATTTCTTGTTCCGCGGGTCCACCGAAGCCGTGATCCTGTGTTTATGCAGTTCCAGAAATAAATAATCGATCACGCAGGCGACCGCTTCCGTGGCATAGCCTTTCCCCTGGTATTCCGGAGCAAGGGTATATCCCAACTCCGCCTGCTGATTTTCCTTATCCTTGAAATGGATCGCCATATCCCCTATCAGCCTGCCGCTCTCTTTTTCCAGCACGGCGAGCTGATACCAGGTCAGGGGAGTGTCCGGCTTTAAGCCGGCGGTGAGCTCTATGAGGCGGCGAGTATGCCGCAGGCTCTTCATTGACCCCTGATATTTACTTACCTCCGGCCTGGACCGGTATCCGAAAATAACCTCGGCATCGGAAGGCCGCACGGTCCTCAGCAACAACCTTCCGGTCTTTAACTCTATCCCTTTCATCCCGCCTCCGCCCGCAAATTCAGGAATGTCTCCAGACGGCCGATTTCCGATTCCAGTTCTGAACGGAAATTTTTATCGCCGGGGCGTTTCGCTATGAATCCCAGCTCCACATTCAGACGTTTTCCGGCGACGCGCGCGTTCGCCCAGCCGATAACGCTGTCGCCCCACAAGAGCGGCATGGCGTAATAGCCGCGCAGCCTTTTGGCGGACGGCGTGTACGCCTCGAATCGATAGGGCCATTTCCAAAAATGCTCGAACCGCCTCCTGTCCCATACCAATGGGTCAAAAGGAGCAAGAAAACGCACGCGCCCCGGCGCCGCCAAAGCCGGCATTTTGACCGGCGGAAGAAAGTAATTGAGACCGTCCGCCGTTTCTTCCCTGAGTTCCCCGGTTCTCACCATGCCCGACAACACCGCGCACGCGCCGCCGAAGCCGGGAAAAGAGCGGCGCAGCAGCGGCGCCGTTAAAGTTTGAAGCGTTTTTTCAGGAACAGGCGCGAGAATATTTACGACCGCAAGAACGCGCTTTCGCAGACGCTCAGCCGGAGGCAGCTGTTCGGAGCGCGGCGTCGCCGCCGCATAGATCCGTATACCGTTCTCGCGCCGGGCGATCCGAAGGAAGCCGCGATAGTGCAGGTTGTCAAGCGCGTGTGTGGTCGCTTTGGAATTTCCGCCCCAGGCGTTTATTACGCGCCTGCTTCCGAAATGTTTTTCCAGCTGCGCGGGATGCGTTTCTCCTGTTTCACGCACCTTTTCCAGGATCTTTCTTTCCAGAGCGTTCAATTCCGCCGCTTGCCGCGGATGCAGCAGCCGCCATGTTTCCCGCGACACAAAGCCGTAAGCGTATAAATAGTCCTCTTCAATGTCGAGCGCCGGATACCGCCGCTCGAGGTCGCCGGCGCGATACCCCCTGACCCTGTGGCGCAGTATCAGATCCTGCGCCCGCGCCGGCGCGCGGATAGGATCGGCCTGCACGAATCCCAGCCTGCGGATCGCGGCCTGCAGCGTGACCGGCTTGAACAATGAGTTGGCTATCGCGTAGCTGCGTAATCGCCGCAACTTTTCCGTAGTCATGAAAACCCCGCTATTTTGCCGGAAAGCGCTGGATGAGGACGCCGTTTTTTTTGATCTCTTTGCGGAAAGACTTGCCGATAACCGCCCAGTCTACTATCTCAACCCTGAAAGGCAGGCCCGCGGCGGCAAACGCCGCTGAAAGGCTGTCAAGCCGCGACGCGACAAGCGGGTGATCCGTCATTACCACAAGGTCCAGGTATGAATGCGTCTTAGCCGTACCCTCTACCCTTGCGCCATAGACCAGCACATCGAATTCCCGCACATGCCCGGCAAGTATCCCCTTCACCTTTCGAAGATAATTCGGTTTTAAATCGATCATAGTTATATTTTCCTTTATACGCCCTTTCTAATTTTCTAGCAAATGCCCGCCGCCATAGCAAGCAAAACCTGGCCCGCAAGCCGCATTGCCGCGATTTTTTAACATGTATGACTTTTAATTTTTAGTTTTGGCGTGAGTAAGGGATTTTTATACGTTCCTCCAGCCATTGTTTGTTAAATTTCAGGTTGTACTGGTCGTACTTTGCCGAGCGGTCGGGGCAGACGGCAAGCGCGGCCTTATAACAGGCAACGGCCTCGTCTCTCTTATGTAACAGGTCCAAAATCAGGCCCTGCCATGTCAGCGCTTTCCAGTTCGCATTTTGGGGCTCAGCGCATTTCCCGGTGTTTTGAAATGCGAACAACGCTTTATTGTAGTATTTGCCGCCGTAAAGCATTATTCCCAGATGTTCCCAGGCGGCAATGTCCGTCATCACAGTTTTTTTAGCCTCCTCAAACAAGGCGGGAACCTGCTCATCAAATTCAAGCGGGCGGCCTTCAATTTTTCCGATTATCTCCGGGGGCCATGTCATGCGGCTGCCGGACCGGACATACAGGTTTTCAGAATTTTTTGCCGACCTGGCCGTGAAGTCCCGCAAAACTTTAAAAAATTTTTCCGGCTCGTCCGCAAAAGGCGAGTGTGCGGATTTTTCAAAAACGACCATTTCAGCGCCGGGATGATTGGCTTTGAGTATTTCTGGTTTCTTTTCATCCCAGGTAAGGTCATTTTCTGATTCCACAAGGAGAGTCGGTATTTCAAAGTCCTTAAACTTGCCTGTCAGATCTATCCTGCGCGCATCCATTGCCATTGCTGAGTTAAAGCTCTGCGATGGTCTCCATTCGTATAATACAATCCTTGCCATTTCTTCTTTGGAAGGTTTATAGTAATCCTGCTTTTTCCAATCGCCGTTTAAAAGGTTGTTATATATG
Encoded proteins:
- a CDS encoding nucleotidyltransferase domain-containing protein, translating into MIDLKPNYLRKVKGILAGHVREFDVLVYGARVEGTAKTHSYLDLVVMTDHPLVASRLDSLSAAFAAAGLPFRVEIVDWAVIGKSFRKEIKKNGVLIQRFPAK
- a CDS encoding alpha/beta hydrolase encodes the protein MFVVAFAGNTKRETAFDRKVHIEKGIIKEVLHIPPLCDIIPGLKREKIDIDDGKLYYEEEGSGPALLLISGGPGCTHHIFHPYFSKAKDFARVIYFDQRGTGQSDYDDSTAKYSIRQAVRDIEALRKKLSINKWLVLGHSYGGFLAQCYVLEYPGNVAGLILVTASPGMAEPYFEKSRQHDLISKEERDKMAAISEEKNISSEARIYNNLLNGDWKKQDYYKPSKEEMARIVLYEWRPSQSFNSAMAMDARRIDLTGKFKDFEIPTLLVESENDLTWDEKKPEILKANHPGAEMVVFEKSAHSPFADEPEKFFKVLRDFTARSAKNSENLYVRSGSRMTWPPEIIGKIEGRPLEFDEQVPALFEEAKKTVMTDIAAWEHLGIMLYGGKYYNKALFAFQNTGKCAEPQNANWKALTWQGLILDLLHKRDEAVACYKAALAVCPDRSAKYDQYNLKFNKQWLEERIKIPYSRQN